From Novosphingobium sp. MMS21-SN21R, the proteins below share one genomic window:
- a CDS encoding carboxyl transferase domain-containing protein, with product MSAPVLTTNIDIASPEAQARAAHNRALAEELRARVARAALGGDEKSRARHVSRGKLLPRDRVERLLDPGAPFLEVGQLAANGMYGDEVPGAGIIAGVGRVSGRTCMIFANDATVKGGTYFPMTVKKHLRAQEIALENHLPCIYLVDSGGANLPNQAEVFPDRDHFGRFFYNQANMSARGIPQIASVMGSCTAGGAYVPAMSDESVIVKGQGTIFLAGPPLVKAATGEEISAEDLGGGDLHARKSGVVDHLADNDEHALTIVRDIVSHIGPAGGAGIVRQASVQPKYRAEDLYSIIPADVRAPYDVHEVIARIVDGSEFQEFKALYGTTLVCGFAHIHGLPVAILANNGVLFSESAQKGAHFIELACQRRIPLLFLQNISGFMVGGKYEAEGIAKHGAKLVTAVATANVPKITVLIGGSFGAGNYGMCGRAYSPRFLFTWPNARISVMGGEQAASVLATVHRDADTWTPEQAEAFKAPIRQKYEDEGNPYYATARLWDDGVIDPVQTRDVLGLALEACLEAPILQYPSFGIFRM from the coding sequence ATGAGCGCACCTGTCCTCACCACCAATATCGACATCGCCAGCCCCGAGGCGCAGGCCCGCGCCGCGCACAATCGCGCGCTGGCCGAAGAGCTGCGCGCCCGCGTGGCCAGGGCGGCACTGGGGGGCGACGAGAAATCCCGCGCGCGCCATGTCTCGCGCGGCAAGCTGCTGCCGCGTGACCGGGTGGAGCGCCTGCTCGATCCGGGCGCGCCTTTCCTTGAAGTGGGGCAGCTGGCGGCGAATGGCATGTATGGTGATGAAGTGCCGGGCGCGGGGATCATCGCCGGGGTGGGCCGGGTTTCGGGCCGCACCTGCATGATCTTTGCCAACGATGCCACGGTCAAGGGCGGGACCTATTTCCCGATGACCGTGAAGAAGCATCTGCGGGCGCAGGAAATCGCGCTGGAGAACCATCTCCCGTGCATCTATCTGGTGGACAGCGGCGGCGCGAACCTGCCCAATCAGGCGGAGGTGTTCCCGGACCGCGATCACTTCGGGCGGTTCTTCTACAATCAGGCAAACATGAGCGCGCGCGGCATTCCGCAGATCGCCAGCGTGATGGGCAGCTGCACCGCAGGCGGGGCCTATGTCCCGGCGATGAGCGATGAAAGCGTGATCGTGAAAGGGCAGGGCACGATCTTCCTTGCCGGGCCGCCGCTGGTGAAAGCCGCGACGGGCGAGGAAATCAGCGCCGAGGACTTGGGCGGGGGCGACCTGCACGCGCGCAAGTCGGGCGTGGTTGATCATCTGGCCGACAACGACGAACACGCGCTGACGATTGTGCGCGATATCGTGTCGCACATCGGGCCAGCAGGCGGCGCAGGGATTGTGCGGCAGGCGAGCGTGCAGCCGAAGTATCGCGCCGAAGACCTTTATTCGATCATCCCTGCCGACGTCCGCGCGCCTTATGACGTGCATGAGGTGATCGCGCGGATCGTCGATGGATCGGAGTTTCAGGAGTTCAAGGCGCTTTACGGCACCACGCTGGTCTGCGGCTTTGCGCATATTCACGGGCTTCCGGTGGCGATCCTTGCCAACAACGGCGTGCTGTTTTCCGAAAGCGCGCAGAAGGGCGCGCATTTCATCGAACTGGCCTGCCAGCGCCGCATTCCGCTGCTGTTCCTGCAGAACATCAGCGGCTTCATGGTCGGCGGCAAGTACGAGGCCGAGGGCATCGCCAAGCACGGCGCGAAGCTGGTGACGGCGGTGGCGACTGCCAACGTGCCCAAGATCACCGTGCTGATCGGCGGCAGCTTCGGTGCAGGCAATTACGGCATGTGCGGCCGCGCCTATTCCCCGCGCTTCCTGTTTACCTGGCCCAACGCGCGGATCAGCGTGATGGGCGGCGAACAGGCGGCTTCCGTGCTGGCGACGGTGCACCGTGATGCGGATACGTGGACGCCGGAACAGGCCGAAGCGTTCAAGGCGCCGATCCGTCAGAAATACGAAGACGAAGGCAACCCCTATTACGCCACCGCGCGGCTGTGGGATGATGGGGTAATCGACCCGGTGCAGACGCGCGACGTGCTGGGGCTGGCGCTTGAGGCTTGCCTTGAGGCGCCGATCCTGCAGTATCCTAGCTTTGGGATATTTAGGATGTGA